From a single Leishmania donovani BPK282A1 complete genome, chromosome 17 genomic region:
- a CDS encoding 5'-3' exonuclease, putative translates to MGVPKFAAWLTRKYPSMVMDSCPGDVHGLYIDLNGLIHPCCHDEHDPSVALRTQGEKLRSICLAIETLVVTVRPQHVIYIAVDGVVPRAKMNQQRARRYMSSAAPLTDTDKPIHGGGHELSATIVAAIEKEFTQAECDGVERELADVSQALMGDVLYGGCATMALAEDATEKAEAHTLGAAPWTTALTLASEGAEGACCAAAQVGRQPAAAASPAKFDSNCISPGTAFMDAVAAAVRDYIRHKLAPKKNDDGGKAEAEAGASPAAINATCAHWAGLTVIFSDSNTAGEGEHKIFDFLRTQSAFPGFNGSGCHVIAGLDADLIFLSLSLHIPRVVILRDQKRSSYEQALLPDTAGGTLVTKKVSPKVKPRRVRRPAVPSSSMSSIGSAAAPTAAAGDEVALASGTASMAAPSDDEADECGLFWRSEAPSSPASPATMGPKTAPPQHVADMVVEPSSGYQYFDIDVVGASVVSEVYQLCLENGLQLRG, encoded by the coding sequence ATGGGCGTCCCCAAGTTCGCGGCATGGTTGACGAGGAAGTACCCATCCATGGTGATGGACAGCTGCCCTGGCGATGTGCACGGCCTCTATATCGATCTCAACGGGCTCATTCATCCCTGCTGCCACGACGAGCACGACCCGTCTGTCGCCCTACGTACGCAGGGggagaagctgcgcagcatctgCCTCGCCATCGAAACGCTTGTCGTAACGGTGCGTCCGCAGCATGTCATCTacatcgccgtcgacggcgttGTGCCGCGTGCCAAGATGaaccagcagcgcgcgcggcggtaCATGAGctccgccgcaccgctcACAGACACGGACAAGCCGAttcacggcggcggccacgagTTGAGTGCGACCATTGTCGCGGCGATCGAGAAGGAGTTCACGCAAGCAGAGTGCGACGGGGTGGAGCGTGAGTTGGCGGATGTGAGCCAGGCACTTATGGGAGATGTGCTGTATGGCGGTTGCGCAAcgatggcgctggcggaggacgCGAccgagaaggcggaggccCATACGCTGGGCGCGGCGCCATGGACTACTGCGCTGACCTTGGCAAGCGAAGGTGCGGAaggtgcgtgctgcgccgccgcccaagTCGGCAggcagccggcagcggcggcatcgccagcCAAGTTCGATAGCAACTGCATCTCCCCTGGCACAGCCTTCATGGAtgccgtggcggctgccgtgcgaGACTACATCCGTCACAAGTTGGCGCCAAAGAagaacgacgacggcggcaaggcggaggcggaggccggAGCGTCTCCAGCCGCCATCAATGCCACCTGCGCACACTGGGCTGGCCTCACCGTCATCTTCTCGGACTCGAACACtgccggcgagggcgagcacAAAATCTTCGACTTTCTGCGCACCCAGTCAGCTTTCCCCGGCTTCAACGGCAGCGGTTGTCACGTCATCGCTGGGCTGGACGCCGACCTCATCTtcctctcgctttctctgcaCATCCCGCGTGTGGTCATCCTGCGCGACCAGAAACGGTCCAGCTACGAGCAGGCGTTGCTGCCCgacaccgccggcggcacgcTCGTCACCAAGAAGGTGTCCCCGAAGGTGAAACCACGGCGAGTTCGAAGGCCGGCCGTGCCCAGCTCGTCGATGTCGTCGATCGgctcggctgccgcgccgacggccgcggcgggggacgaggtggcgctcgccagcggcaccgcttcCATGGCGGCGCCaagcgacgacgaggcggacgaATGCGGGCTTTTCTGGCGCTCTGAGGCGCCCTCGAGTCccgcgtcgccggcgacCATGGGCCCAaagacggcaccgccgcagcacgttGCTGACATGGTGGTTGAGCCGAGCAGTGGCTACCAGTACTTCGACATAGACGTTGTCGGGGCGTCTGTGGTGTCGGAGGTGTATCAACTGTGCTTGGAAAATGGCTTGCAGCTCCGGGGC